The segment CGATAATCTGATTTGATTTTTTCATCCTCTTCATTTAGTTTCATTTTTATCTTTTCTCCCCATTTTTAAAAGCTTTCATTACAATTGCAGATAACCTTTTCTCACTAAATGGCTTATCCATGAATTCTAATACTCCTGCCCCTTTTGCCCTCTTTTTAATGGTTTTGTTTCCATATGCAGATATCATTATGACTTTAACAGGGTTTAACATGTTCTTTGCTTTTTCAAGGACTTCCATTCCACTTATATCAGGAAGTCTCAAATCCAGTATAATTAAATCAATATTTTCTTTTTTTAATATCTTTAAAGATGTTCTACCATTTTTTGCAAATAATATTTTATATCCCTGTTTTTTCAAAATATCA is part of the Acidobacteriota bacterium genome and harbors:
- a CDS encoding response regulator translates to MNRKEIEKILIVDDDKDWRETIGDILKKQGYKILFAKNGRTSLKILKKENIDLIILDLRLPDISGMEVLEKAKNMLNPVKVIMISAYGNKTIKKRAKGAGVLEFMDKPFSEKRLSAIVMKAFKNGEKR